CCATGTTCATTTATTCTTgatttcattccttcattcagcaCATACGGAAAGCTAACATATGCTTGGAATATGCTCTTTTAAAGattgatttatttatgtatttttgcttgcactgggtcttcattgttgcttgcaggttttctctagttgcagtgagcagagacTACTCTCTAGTTACGGTGTCtaggcttcccattgcagtggcttctcttactgtggatcactggctctaggcacatgggtcCTGCTTtatgcaaccccgtggactgtatacagcacaggctcaatagttgtggtgcacaggtggagttgctctatggcatgtgggatcttttgggatcagggatcaaacccgtttctcctgcattggcaggtggattctttaccactgagccaccagggaagcccagcatatgATCTTTTAGGTGATAAACAGAGTCCTTTTCTTCAGGAAGTTTAATTCTAGTAGGAGAGATAGAcactaaacaaatatatatttaattaactaTTAACTATTTAATATCTATTAAtctatttaaatatctatttaattAACTGTACTTATTTATAAGAAGAATATGAAAACTATGTACTGAGGAGTCTTAAACTCTTATGAGAATTGGAAAAGGCTTAATTAAGAAGGattattatttgggcttccctggtggctcagagggtaaagtgtctccCTGCAATGCGAgtgacctgggttggatccctgggttggaaagatcccctgaagaaggaaatggcaccccactccagtattcttgcctggagaatcccatggacggaggagccaggcaggttacagtccaccgggttgcaaagatttggacatgactgagcgacttcactttctttcactttttctttctatttgagGATAAATAGGCTTTGATTAGGCAAAGAGGAGCTTTATAGAAGGTGGAGGAAGGCACAAGAAACAGGAAGGGACACATGTGAAATCCCATATCCAGAAGTTTGTTAGTGAGGTCCAGGAACTTAAAGACTGCAAATTTGGCTGGATTGAAGAGACCAAAGTGTGGtggttggtggggggggggggggagtgagGAATAGTGTGAATTGGCACTAGAGAGGTAGACATGGGCTGAATTTTGCTGTGACTGAAGTAAATGATAAAGATTTAGGACTGTGTTCTAAGTACAATAGAAGATCTTGAGGGACCTTTTGCTTTGggtgaataaataattttctaaatattcaaAGTGCATTCTGACTGCAGAAAGAAATTTTTGAAAGGGGGCACTCATGGGTGGAGGATGATAAGTTAGGGTGCCTGGAGGAAATTAACTATGCTATTTTTGActacactaatggcagaaagtaaataaTGATTTTGTATGTTTTGAAGGCAAATTTGAAATTAATTAAGTGTTGGTTTAATGAAAGAAGAGGTTTCAAGAATGGACTCAGGTTTTTGGAGTGTTAGAAGACTCTCCAAATAAAGATTTTGTGAATGGCTACTCTCATATCATATATGTGGTTGCTTCTGGGTCAATAGCCTTTATTCTTTATcccttgatattttaaaataagattatggAAAGTTATAAGTTAAAACTTGTGCAGATTAATTTGAACAGTTATGTCCACTAATGTGTCTATTTACAAatgtatgtatgtgctcagtagttcagtcctgtatgactctttgtgaccccaggaatgaactcaccaggctcctctgcccatagaattttttaggcaagaatactggagtggtttgccatttcctactctggggcatcttcctgaccaagggattgaacccgaattggcaggaagattctttaccgcttcagaacagatcagatcagatcagttgctcagtcgtgtccgactctttgtgaccccatgaattgcagcacgccaggcctccctgtccatcaccaactcccagagttcactcagactcacgtccatccagtcagtgatgccatccagccatctcatcctctgtcgtccacttctcctcttgcccccaatccctcccagcatcagagtcttttccaatgagtcaactcttcacatgaggtggccaaagtactggagtttcagatttagcatcgttccttccaaagaaatcccagggctgatctcagaatggactggttagatctccttgcagtccaagggacttgcaagagtcttctccaacaccacagttcaaaagcatcaattcttcagcactcagccttcttcacagtccaactctcacatccatacatgaccacaggaaaaaccatggccttgactagatggacctttgttggcaaagtaatgtctctgcttttgaatatgctatctaggttggtcataactttccttcccaggagtaagcatcttttgatttcatggctgcagttaccatttgtagtgattttggagcccagaaaaataaagtctgacactgtttccactgtttccccatctatttcccatgaagtgatgggaccggatcccatgatctttgttttctgaatgctgagctttaagccaactttttcactctcctctttcactttcatcaagaggcttttgagttcctcttcactttctgccataagggtggtgtcatctgcatatctgaggttattgatatttctcccagcagtcttgattccagcttgtgcttcttccagcccagtgtttctcatgatgtactctgcatataagttaaataaacaggctgacaatatacagacttgacgaactccttttcctatttggaactagtctgttgttccatgtccagttctaactgttgcttcctgacctgcatacaaatttctcaagaggcagatcaggtggtctggttttcccatctctttcagaattttccacagtttattgtaatccacactgtcaaaggctttggcatagtcaataaagcagaaatagatgcttttctgaaactctcttgctttttttatgatccagctgatgttggcaatttgatctctggttcctctgccttttctaaaaccagcttgaacatcaggaagttcatggttcacatattgctgaagcctggcctggagaattttgagcattactttactagcatgtgagatgagtgcaattatgcggtagtttgagcattctttggcattgcctttctttgggattggaatgaaaactgaccttttccagtcctgtggccactgctgagttctccaaatttgctggcatattgagtgtagcactttcgcagcaccatctttcaggatttggaataactcaactggaattctatcacctccactagctttgttcatagtgatgctttctaaggcccacgtgacttcacattccaggatgtctggctctaggtcagtgatcacaccatcgtgattatctgggtcgtgaagatcttttttgtatagttcttctgtgtattcttgccatctcttcttaatatcttctgcttttattaggtccataccatttctgtcctttaacgagcccatctttgcatgaaatgttcccttggcatctctgattttcttgaagagattccctagtctttcccattctgttgtttttctctatatctttgcattgatcactgaagaaggctttcttatctctttttgctattctttggaactctgcattcagatgtttatatctttccttttctcctttgcttttcacttctcttcttttcacagctatttgtaaggcctccccagacagccattttgcttttttgctttttttttttccatggggatggtcttgatccctgtctcctgtacaatgttgtgaacctcattccatagttcatcaggcactctatctatcagatctaggcccttaaatctatttctcacttccactgtataattataagggatttgatttaggtcatacctgaatggtctagtggttttccctactttcttcaatttcagtctgaatttggcaataaggagttcatgttctgaaccacagtcagctcctggtcttgtttttgctgactgtatagagcttctccatctttggttgcaaagaatataatcaatctgatttcggtgttgaccatatggtgatgtcgcCACCAGTACAAAAACAGTGAAATGGATGCTTAGGCATGTgcaagaatatatacacacatatatatgtgtgtgtaagagaatatatgcataattatatacatatatacatgcatacaaatGGATTTACATAGATGAGGGATGTATGTTGGATTGGTGATGAAATTTTGTGTAGGTGTGTTTGTGGTGATGATACTGTGAGTTCTGTTCTTTGATTATTTCACAAAATTCTCAATGCTATTAGGTCCTTGGATGTTGCTGCTTCTTTTCTGCCAAATATTCAGTGCTGTGAAAGGAAGATATCAAAATTTTCTTCTGTCTAAACACTAGTTGTTTCATCTTATCTCCCTTTTTAAGATAAGCAAATTAAATTCAAGTGAGTGGAGGTCATCGCATGTGATTGTCTAAGAAGTAAAAAGATGCAAAAACCTCTCAGACACTGATTTAAACATAGTTTTCCCCTCTGTTGTTCCACTTCTACATCCATAAAGCCATTTACCTATCTAAAAACCTTTTTCAATTTAGGAGCTGGAATCCAGGTGGGAGAGTCCAGCCTCAAACAGTGGTAAGAACATCATGATGAACACTAGCTCATCACATGTCAACCACCATAGCTTCATTTTGACAGGTATCCCAGGAATGCCAGATAAAAACCCATGGATGGCTTTTCCCCTTGGATTTCTCTACACCATGACTCTCCTGGGAAATGGCACCATCCTAGCCATCATGAAGGTAGATCAGAGTCTCCATGAGCCTATGTACTACTTCCTCTCTATCTTGGCTCTGACTGATGTTGGTCTCTCCATGTCCACCCTGCCCTCCATGCTCAGTATCTTCTGGTTTAATGCCCCTGAGGTTCCCTTTGATGCATGCATCACACAGATGTTCTTCATCCACAGTTTTGGAGGGGTAGAATCAGGAGTATTAGTGTCTATGGCCTTCGACAGATTTGTGACCATCCGAGACCCACTGCACTATGCTTCCATCCTCACCCATGGCATCACTGGCAAGATTGGAATAGCTGTCATCATCCGGGCAGTCTGCATGGTCTTCCCTGTGCCCTTTCAAATAAAGCGGCTACCCTTCTGCCATTCCAATGTCTTGTCTCATTCGTACTGTCTCCACCAAGATGCAATGCGGTTAGCCTGTGCCAGCACGCGTGTCAACAGCCTCTATGGCCTCATAGTAGTCATCTTCACTTTGGGGTTTGATGCCCTCATCATTCTCTTTTCTTATGTGCTCATCCTGAAGACAGTACTGGATATCACTTCCAGAGCTGAAAGGCTCAAAGCGCTCAACACCTGCTTCTCCCATATCTGTGCTGTGCTCATTTTTTATGTTCCTCTCATTGGTGTCACCATGATCCACAGGTTTGGGAAACATCTGTCACCAGTAGTACACACATTCATGGCCAATACCTATCTGTTACTGCCTCCTTTACTAAACCCTGTTGTCTACGGAGGAGGATCATCCAGGTGTTCCAGAGGAGAAAGAACAGGGTCTAGGGTAGTGGAATCAAATGTAATATGGAGAATAAGAAGCATTTTGAGCAACTATAATGCAGTCAAATTATACACATCTGGAAAAATCGAAAGTGGGCAAGGCTTGTAGGTGAAAGTCTTTCTTGTTCTGTATATGCTCCATTTTGGAATGCATATTTTTTGGTATCTGGTGTCACTTGAAAAATCTAATGTAATTAATGTAATTGTTCTTCT
Above is a genomic segment from Bos javanicus breed banteng chromosome 15, ARS-OSU_banteng_1.0, whole genome shotgun sequence containing:
- the LOC133261564 gene encoding olfactory receptor 51H1-like translates to MMNTSSSHVNHHSFILTGIPGMPDKNPWMAFPLGFLYTMTLLGNGTILAIMKVDQSLHEPMYYFLSILALTDVGLSMSTLPSMLSIFWFNAPEVPFDACITQMFFIHSFGGVESGVLVSMAFDRFVTIRDPLHYASILTHGITGKIGIAVIIRAVCMVFPVPFQIKRLPFCHSNVLSHSYCLHQDAMRLACASTRVNSLYGLIVVIFTLGFDALIILFSYVLILKTVLDITSRAERLKALNTCFSHICAVLIFYVPLIGVTMIHRFGKHLSPVVHTFMANTYLLLPPLLNPVVYGGGSSRCSRGERTGSRVVESNVIWRIRSILSNYNAVKLYTSGKIESGQGL